The following are encoded in a window of Sminthopsis crassicaudata isolate SCR6 chromosome 5, ASM4859323v1, whole genome shotgun sequence genomic DNA:
- the PEG10 gene encoding retrotransposon-derived protein PEG10 produces the protein MPTSTGSGASARRCRMEDLTAEVQALRAQLLQQTEENSSLQTQLLQLSEENANLRGQLQATPVGAMGLAAPRGKCPVGLPEKFDGTPEMLPSFLAQSRLYMELRPEDFPTEHVRVCFLTSLLKGRAARWATPYLLESSPLLNNYDAFIDEFKQAFEDPQRKEAANRKIRRLRQGLGSVLDYASAFRLCAQDLDWNEPAFIDQFLEGLSDPIQDELARVEVARSLPALINQCLRIEGRLNSRRGASPSGSPQPQSAASPPAESESGQLVSRPQLTPEERERRRRLNLCMYCGLAGHYVDNCPSKKPKSSGVGNSLAPL, from the coding sequence ATGCCGACCAGCACCGGCTCGGGCGCCTCGGCGCGCCGCTGCCGGATGGAGGACCTCACGGCCGAGGTCCAGGCCCTGCGGGCCCAGCTCCTCCAGCAGACGGAGGAGAACAGCTCCCTGCAGACCCAGCTGCTGCAGCTGTCCGAGGAGAACGCCAACCTGCGGGGGCAGCTGCAGGCCACCCCGGTGGGCGCCATGGGCCTGGCGGCCCCTCGCGGCAAGTGCCCCGTGGGCCTGCCCGAGAAGTTCGACGGGACCCCCGAGATGCTGCCCAGCTTCCTGGCCCAGAGCCGCCTCTACATGGAGCTGCGCCCCGAGGACTTCCCCACGGAGCACGTGCGGGTCTGCTTCCTCACCAGCCTGCTCAAGGGGCGCGCCGCCCGCTGGGCCACCCCCTACCTGCTGGAGTCCAGCCCCCTGCTCAACAACTACGACGCCTTCATCGACGAGTTCAAGCAGGCCTTCGAGGACCCCCAGCGCAAGGAGGCCGCCAACCGCAAGATCCGGCGCCTGCGCCAGGGCCTGGGCTCCGTGCTGGACTACGCCAGCGCCTTCCGCCTCTGCGCCCAGGACCTGGACTGGAACGAGCCGGCCTTCATCGACCAGTTCCTGGAGGGCCTCAGCGACCCCATCCAGGACGAGCTGGCCCGCGTGGAGGTGGCGCGCTCGCTGCCCGCGCTCATCAACCAGTGCCTGCGCATCGAGGGGCGGCTCAACTCACGCCGGGGGGCGTCCCCGTCCGGCTCGCCCCAGCCGCAGAGCGCCGCGTCGCCCCCGGCCGAGTCCGAGTCCGGCCAGCTGGTGAGCCGCCCGCAGCTGACCCCCGAGGAGAGGGAGCGCCGCCGGAGGCTGAACCTGTGCATGTACTGCGGGCTGGCCGGCCACTACGTGGACAACTGTCCGTCCAAGAAGCCAAAGTCTTCTGGGGTGGGAAACTCCCTGGCCCCGCTGTAG